A genomic stretch from Bacillus sp. N1-1 includes:
- a CDS encoding iron ABC transporter permease: MTKYTSFRMKAISFLLDRRALWVIAGLVGAVIVTALLSIGLGEIFMTPDQVVKALFGYGDEMNQLVVKQFRFPRIAMAILAGAALAVSGAILQGMIRNPLASPDILGITWGGALATIGFLTVFSDKANALTVSIQWMPLASFTGAVLAGFLVFILSWKNGISPIRLVLIGIGLTALLQALTTLLMIVGPIYRASDANIWITGSVHGTNGQDVLTLLPWVVILMILLMVYSRRVNLQELGDDVAKGAGAMLLKDRIVLLLISTALAGGAVAFAGGVGFVGLMAPHIARKLVGASFGVLVPVSALVGSMLVMIADLIGRTLFSPLEVPAGVFTAAIGAPYFIYLLYRSRNK; the protein is encoded by the coding sequence ATGACGAAATACACTTCCTTTCGAATGAAAGCTATTTCTTTTTTACTCGATCGCCGTGCATTATGGGTGATCGCTGGCCTCGTTGGTGCGGTTATCGTAACTGCGCTCCTTAGTATAGGTCTTGGTGAGATTTTTATGACACCAGATCAAGTGGTTAAGGCGCTGTTTGGGTATGGTGATGAAATGAATCAGCTTGTCGTAAAACAGTTTCGCTTCCCGCGGATTGCCATGGCGATTTTAGCAGGAGCTGCTCTTGCCGTGTCAGGAGCGATCCTCCAGGGGATGATTCGAAATCCGCTTGCTTCTCCTGATATTCTCGGTATTACTTGGGGCGGTGCGCTTGCGACAATTGGCTTTCTAACAGTGTTTAGTGATAAGGCGAATGCGCTAACAGTTAGCATTCAGTGGATGCCGCTTGCATCCTTCACTGGAGCGGTTTTAGCAGGATTTCTCGTATTTATTTTATCCTGGAAAAACGGCATTTCACCGATTCGATTAGTCCTGATTGGAATTGGCTTAACGGCGTTACTGCAAGCACTAACAACGCTATTAATGATCGTTGGACCAATCTATCGAGCGTCTGATGCCAACATATGGATTACGGGGAGCGTTCATGGAACGAATGGACAGGATGTGCTTACGCTCTTACCATGGGTGGTAATCCTGATGATTTTGCTCATGGTTTACTCTAGAAGAGTGAACTTACAAGAGCTTGGCGACGATGTTGCAAAAGGAGCGGGCGCTATGCTTTTAAAAGACCGCATCGTTCTGCTTTTAATCAGTACGGCGCTCGCGGGAGGGGCTGTCGCATTCGCAGGTGGCGTTGGCTTTGTTGGCTTAATGGCACCTCATATTGCGAGAAAGTTAGTGGGCGCTTCTTTTGGTGTGCTTGTTCCTGTTTCAGCCCTTGTCGGAAGCATGCTTGTCATGATCGCAGACTTAATTGGACGCACGCTTTTTTCACCGCTTGAAGTTCCGGCGGGTGTGTTTACGGCAGCGATTGGCGCTCCGTATTTTATCTATTTATTGTATCGATCTAGAAACAAATAA
- a CDS encoding iron ABC transporter permease, with protein sequence MTHKLHSVNRKWFGIVIGLLLVMILMVASVVYGLTSITWATAWRAFTQFDGSNAHIIIIENRVPRALIGAAVGASLAVAGALMQAITRNPLASPSILGVNAGASFVIVIAVTFFSVSSLTTFSWLAFLGAAFASILVYVLGSLGREGLTPMKLTLAGAAMAAMFSSLTQGMLVLNEKALEDVLFWLAGSIEGRSLAMLYSVLPYIGIGLIGALLISTKINTLVIGEDIAKGLGQRTLLVKAGAALFIVFLAGGSVAVAGPIGFIGIVVPHVARFFTGPDYRWVIPYSAILGAILLLSADIAARYVILPLEAPVGVLTAVIGTPFFIYIARREFKQL encoded by the coding sequence ATGACACATAAATTACATTCAGTAAATAGAAAATGGTTCGGGATTGTGATTGGCTTACTTCTTGTCATGATATTGATGGTGGCAAGCGTTGTTTATGGACTAACGAGTATTACATGGGCAACAGCTTGGCGGGCGTTTACGCAATTCGATGGAAGCAATGCACATATTATTATTATTGAAAATCGTGTTCCGCGAGCGTTAATTGGCGCAGCTGTTGGTGCAAGTCTAGCTGTTGCGGGTGCGCTCATGCAGGCAATTACACGTAACCCTCTCGCGTCACCGTCGATTTTAGGCGTAAATGCGGGGGCGAGTTTTGTCATTGTGATTGCCGTTACGTTCTTTTCCGTTTCCTCACTTACGACGTTTAGCTGGTTAGCGTTTCTTGGAGCAGCGTTCGCCTCAATCCTCGTTTACGTACTTGGCTCACTTGGAAGAGAAGGACTTACGCCGATGAAGCTTACGCTTGCTGGTGCAGCGATGGCAGCGATGTTCTCCTCGTTAACGCAAGGGATGCTTGTTTTAAATGAGAAGGCTCTTGAAGACGTTCTCTTTTGGCTTGCTGGGTCTATTGAAGGACGTAGTCTAGCCATGCTTTATTCTGTGCTCCCGTATATTGGAATCGGTTTAATTGGTGCACTTCTTATCAGTACAAAAATTAATACGCTCGTCATCGGAGAAGACATCGCAAAAGGGCTAGGCCAACGTACGCTTCTTGTAAAAGCGGGTGCTGCACTTTTCATTGTATTTCTTGCAGGCGGTTCTGTAGCCGTAGCAGGGCCAATTGGATTTATCGGCATTGTGGTGCCGCACGTGGCTCGCTTTTTTACTGGCCCGGATTACCGCTGGGTCATTCCCTATAGCGCGATACTAGGCGCAATCCTACTGCTATCTGCAGACATTGCGGCACGTTATGTTATTTTGCCGCTTGAAGCGCCTGTTGGCGTATTAACAGCTGTAATCGGTACGCCGTTCTTTATATATATTGCTCGAAGGGAGTTTAAACAGCTATGA
- a CDS encoding iron-siderophore ABC transporter substrate-binding protein, with protein MFKKSWLIICLAAFMVLAACGTSGNNENSSSGDKKEEETTRTVKHAMGETEVPENPEKVVILTNEGTEALLAMDVKPVGAVQSWLGDPWYDHISDDMKDVEVVGTESEVNLEAVAALKPDLIIGNKLRQEDIYDQLSAIAPTVYSETLKGDWQENFEFYAKALNKEDKGEEVMNAYSDRIDSMSEELGDQLDKKVSVVRFLAGQTRIYYKDSFSGVILEQLGFDRPESQQKEDFAEEVTKERIPEMDGDVLFYFTYEAGDGEANSTAEEWTNDPLWNNLQVVKDGNVHEVSDAIWNTSGGVLSANLMLDDIKDVFLGE; from the coding sequence ATGTTCAAAAAAAGTTGGCTCATCATTTGTCTCGCGGCATTTATGGTTTTAGCTGCTTGTGGAACGAGCGGAAATAATGAAAATAGCAGTTCAGGTGACAAAAAGGAAGAGGAAACAACCCGTACAGTCAAGCACGCGATGGGGGAAACAGAAGTTCCAGAGAATCCTGAAAAAGTTGTTATTTTAACAAATGAAGGAACGGAAGCTTTACTTGCTATGGATGTAAAACCTGTCGGTGCAGTGCAATCATGGCTCGGTGATCCTTGGTACGATCATATTTCGGACGACATGAAAGACGTTGAAGTTGTCGGAACAGAAAGTGAAGTAAACCTTGAAGCGGTTGCCGCATTAAAACCTGACCTCATTATCGGAAATAAGCTTCGTCAGGAAGACATTTATGATCAGCTTAGCGCAATTGCTCCAACGGTTTATTCCGAAACGTTAAAAGGTGACTGGCAGGAGAACTTCGAATTTTATGCCAAAGCACTAAACAAAGAAGATAAAGGCGAAGAAGTAATGAATGCCTATAGTGATCGCATTGATTCAATGAGCGAAGAGCTTGGTGATCAGCTAGACAAAAAGGTTTCCGTTGTACGTTTCCTAGCTGGCCAAACGAGAATTTACTACAAAGACTCTTTCTCAGGGGTTATTCTTGAGCAGCTCGGCTTTGATCGTCCAGAATCTCAGCAAAAAGAAGATTTCGCTGAAGAAGTAACAAAAGAACGCATCCCAGAAATGGATGGCGACGTCCTCTTCTACTTCACATATGAAGCTGGAGACGGTGAAGCAAATTCCACTGCCGAAGAATGGACAAATGATCCGCTCTGGAACAATCTACAGGTTGTAAAAGACGGAAATGTTCATGAAGTAAGTGATGCAATTTGGAATACGTCTGGCGGAGTACTTTCTGCTAACTTGATGCTCGATGACATTAAAGACGTCTTTTTAGGTGAATAG
- a CDS encoding zinc dependent phospholipase C family protein, whose protein sequence is MPNVWTHILFGEEAAMEAGIWNTIKGDLHFFRLGAQGPDPFFYHNFWPWKKNKPVQEVGSVLHQDHCGPFLMEMIEYGKQDDPMLRAYILGFVTHHILDRNTHPYIHYRSGLEGNRHQQLEIIIDTILMKEYKDVETWKTPVYQEIQIGKSLYPPIELMLYECIQSLYPETAERMPEDYINQSYRDMVLALKLLFDPHGWKNQLLKKQVSSFSYRKQIGDEDYLNREGTPWIHPAVKDEESTATFEELLEQAKEEATNILPLIHDYWQNEENCMTELKTQIGNRSYDTGKDSTLPLELKHFDPIL, encoded by the coding sequence ATGCCAAATGTCTGGACACATATTTTATTCGGTGAAGAAGCTGCGATGGAAGCCGGCATATGGAACACGATCAAAGGTGACCTGCATTTCTTTCGACTTGGTGCTCAGGGACCTGACCCTTTCTTTTACCATAATTTCTGGCCGTGGAAAAAAAATAAGCCGGTGCAGGAAGTTGGTTCTGTTCTCCATCAAGATCATTGCGGCCCGTTCCTCATGGAAATGATTGAATATGGAAAGCAAGACGATCCGATGCTGCGAGCATATATTCTTGGCTTTGTGACGCATCATATTCTGGATCGAAACACTCACCCCTATATCCACTACCGTTCTGGTCTTGAAGGCAACAGACATCAGCAACTTGAAATTATTATTGATACCATTTTGATGAAAGAATATAAAGATGTAGAAACATGGAAAACCCCCGTCTATCAAGAAATCCAAATTGGAAAATCACTCTATCCTCCCATTGAACTGATGCTTTATGAATGTATTCAATCCCTTTATCCTGAGACTGCTGAACGCATGCCGGAGGATTACATTAACCAATCTTATCGCGATATGGTGCTTGCCCTTAAACTATTATTTGACCCGCACGGCTGGAAAAATCAGCTTTTAAAGAAACAAGTCTCCTCCTTTTCTTATCGAAAACAAATCGGCGATGAAGATTATTTAAATCGAGAAGGAACACCATGGATTCACCCCGCAGTGAAAGACGAGGAATCAACCGCAACTTTTGAAGAGCTGCTTGAGCAAGCGAAAGAAGAAGCAACAAACATCCTCCCCCTTATCCATGACTACTGGCAAAACGAAGAAAATTGTATGACCGAACTGAAGACACAAATTGGCAACCGCTCTTATGACACAGGAAAAGACAGCACCCTTCCACTTGAATTAAAACACTTCGATCCCATTTTGTAA
- a CDS encoding MFS transporter, with product MRKKEIRSWMMYDFANSAFATTMMAAVLPVFYYDVAAKNIDQSLATSYWGYSQSIAVLIVAILAPVLGAIADYSNSKKVFLRFFAYMGMMASILMAFVGEGGYLFASILLIFGTIGFSGSNVFYDAFLPEIAKGEEIDRISARGYAFGYIGGGLLLLVNLMMILNPSWFFLPNTLVATQLSFASVGVWWFIFSIPMFKNVKEVEHTQPKLSGSYATIGFKRLRTTFKELNHYKQLLLFLVAFWLFNDGISTIIKMATIYGRDIGIDANDLIAALLITQFVGIPFAFLFGYLAKKIRPKRALMLALWIYVGIVFLGYFMTTATHFYLLAIMVGFVQGGAQALSRSIFGSMVPDHRHAEFYGFYGISAKFSAIFGPFLFAFVGQVTGSSRLGIVSLVVFFLAGIYLLNKVNIDQGKEQAKVVRANEGLDV from the coding sequence ATGAGGAAAAAAGAGATTCGTAGCTGGATGATGTATGACTTTGCTAATTCTGCTTTCGCTACAACAATGATGGCAGCGGTTTTACCCGTTTTCTATTATGATGTTGCTGCAAAAAACATTGATCAAAGTCTTGCTACTTCTTACTGGGGCTATTCGCAATCGATCGCTGTTTTAATTGTTGCGATTCTGGCACCCGTACTCGGTGCCATTGCCGATTACTCCAATTCTAAAAAAGTATTTTTGCGCTTTTTTGCCTACATGGGAATGATGGCAAGCATTTTAATGGCGTTTGTTGGGGAGGGAGGCTATCTGTTTGCTTCAATTCTATTAATCTTTGGTACGATCGGTTTCTCGGGAAGCAACGTCTTTTACGATGCGTTTTTACCGGAAATCGCAAAAGGAGAAGAAATCGACCGCATTTCAGCAAGAGGTTATGCGTTTGGGTATATTGGCGGTGGCCTGCTCCTTCTTGTGAATCTGATGATGATCTTAAATCCATCCTGGTTTTTTCTTCCGAACACGCTTGTCGCGACGCAACTTTCATTCGCAAGCGTTGGCGTATGGTGGTTTATCTTCTCCATTCCAATGTTCAAAAACGTGAAAGAAGTGGAGCATACTCAGCCCAAATTAAGCGGCTCCTATGCGACGATCGGGTTTAAAAGGCTTCGCACGACGTTCAAAGAGTTAAACCACTACAAACAGCTTCTTCTTTTCCTTGTTGCTTTCTGGTTATTTAACGATGGAATATCGACCATTATAAAAATGGCGACGATTTATGGCAGGGATATCGGCATCGATGCGAATGATTTAATCGCAGCGCTCCTCATTACGCAGTTTGTAGGAATTCCCTTCGCATTTTTATTTGGCTACTTGGCCAAAAAAATTCGCCCTAAGCGAGCGCTTATGCTCGCACTTTGGATTTACGTTGGGATTGTTTTTCTCGGTTATTTCATGACTACTGCCACGCATTTCTATCTGCTTGCCATAATGGTTGGCTTCGTTCAGGGAGGCGCTCAGGCACTAAGTCGGTCCATCTTTGGAAGCATGGTTCCCGATCACAGACATGCAGAGTTTTATGGATTTTACGGCATTTCCGCTAAATTTTCAGCGATTTTCGGTCCTTTTCTCTTTGCCTTTGTTGGCCAAGTAACTGGATCAAGCCGTCTTGGTATCGTTTCACTCGTCGTCTTTTTCTTAGCGGGTATCTATTTACTTAACAAAGTAAACATCGATCAAGGGAAAGAGCAGGCGAAGGTTGTTAGGGCAAATGAAGGGCTGGATGTGTAG
- a CDS encoding NAD(P)-dependent oxidoreductase, which yields MEKKPVLGFIGIGVMGESMVRNLIKAGYRTIISTRTKRKAEALIQEGAEWYDEVKDVAAKADVIITMVGYPKDVEEVYIGENGLLEHARAHSILIDMTTSSPALAEEIYQHALSKQLYALDAPVSGGDVGAKEGKLSIMVGGELEVFEKVQPIFEVMGQNIVLQGPAGAGQHTKMCNQIAIASNMIGVSEAIVYAEKAGLNPTTVLESIEFGAAGSWSLSNLAPRMISNRFEPGFYVKHFIKDMTIALESAKQMGMLTPGLELSKKLYEDLAERGEEDSGTQALVKLFRDAN from the coding sequence ATGGAGAAAAAGCCAGTACTCGGTTTTATTGGAATCGGCGTTATGGGAGAAAGCATGGTTCGAAACTTGATCAAGGCAGGGTACCGAACGATTATTTCAACGCGAACAAAAAGGAAGGCTGAAGCCCTCATTCAAGAAGGGGCAGAATGGTACGACGAAGTGAAGGATGTGGCCGCGAAGGCTGACGTGATCATCACAATGGTCGGTTATCCGAAAGATGTGGAAGAGGTATACATAGGTGAGAATGGTCTGCTTGAACATGCACGAGCGCATTCTATTTTAATTGATATGACAACCTCAAGCCCAGCGCTAGCCGAAGAAATCTATCAGCATGCTCTGTCCAAGCAGCTCTACGCTCTTGATGCACCTGTATCAGGGGGAGACGTTGGTGCCAAAGAAGGAAAGTTATCAATTATGGTAGGTGGCGAATTAGAAGTCTTTGAAAAAGTTCAGCCTATTTTTGAAGTAATGGGTCAAAATATCGTTCTCCAAGGACCAGCTGGAGCAGGGCAACATACGAAAATGTGCAACCAAATCGCGATCGCTAGCAACATGATTGGTGTTTCTGAAGCGATTGTTTATGCTGAAAAAGCTGGATTAAATCCGACAACGGTCCTTGAGAGCATTGAATTCGGTGCTGCTGGAAGCTGGTCACTAAGCAATCTGGCACCCAGAATGATCTCCAATCGCTTCGAGCCTGGGTTTTATGTAAAGCATTTTATAAAAGATATGACGATTGCCCTTGAGTCCGCCAAACAAATGGGAATGCTAACCCCAGGACTTGAACTGTCGAAGAAATTATATGAAGATCTTGCTGAGCGTGGCGAAGAAGATAGTGGCACGCAGGCACTCGTAAAGTTATTTCGCGATGCAAACTAA
- a CDS encoding YndJ family protein, which yields MKTSSFAGIFIWVAFVVTKLITTPIDTLQYVMILLMFAYLVLVPLTLNLVPQKKNVFYHYATRLQLVSAVLAGISFFLEQGMLAVLLAVPWLLTTILIALYGFTRLLQTWKKSTIFDVLIQLGLMYISIGGLWLILHRSGVQILHFSDVIVLLTSIHFHYAAFITPITMAFIGKRLLAKAPNLKPWFKLIAILVLFGPPFIAAGITFSDTLPVLEFISVVEFVTPLIVFSILCLVYLVPTLEYSVQMLLSISFASLLFSMSSAMIYGFAHINETVILGIPLMVFFHGFVNTFGFSLFGLLGVTAMQETKQIKKTSLSM from the coding sequence ATGAAAACAAGTAGTTTTGCCGGTATATTTATATGGGTAGCGTTCGTTGTAACAAAATTGATCACAACCCCGATCGATACGCTTCAATATGTGATGATTTTATTAATGTTCGCCTACCTGGTACTCGTTCCGCTAACGCTGAATCTCGTACCGCAAAAAAAGAATGTTTTCTACCATTATGCCACCCGTTTGCAACTTGTTTCAGCTGTACTAGCGGGCATATCTTTCTTTCTTGAACAAGGAATGTTAGCGGTTCTACTAGCCGTTCCATGGTTACTTACAACCATTTTAATCGCGCTTTATGGATTCACGCGCCTCCTGCAAACATGGAAAAAAAGTACGATTTTTGATGTGTTAATCCAACTTGGATTGATGTACATTAGCATCGGTGGACTCTGGCTTATTTTGCATCGATCAGGTGTGCAAATTCTTCATTTTAGCGATGTCATCGTACTGCTTACATCTATTCATTTTCACTATGCGGCATTTATCACACCGATCACGATGGCGTTCATTGGGAAACGTCTGCTTGCAAAAGCTCCTAACTTAAAACCCTGGTTTAAACTGATCGCCATCCTTGTCTTATTTGGCCCACCGTTTATCGCAGCAGGAATTACGTTTTCAGATACATTACCTGTTCTTGAGTTTATTTCAGTCGTTGAATTTGTTACGCCGCTGATCGTCTTTTCAATTCTTTGCCTCGTCTACTTAGTGCCAACACTTGAATATTCGGTGCAAATGCTGTTGTCAATTTCATTCGCCTCTCTTCTGTTTTCAATGAGCTCCGCGATGATCTATGGGTTTGCTCATATTAACGAAACGGTGATTCTCGGCATTCCTTTAATGGTCTTTTTTCATGGATTCGTGAATACATTCGGCTTTTCACTCTTTGGACTACTTGGCGTAACAGCGATGCAGGAGACGAAGCAAATCAAAAAAACCAGCCTCTCAATGTAA
- the wrbA gene encoding NAD(P)H:quinone oxidoreductase: MSTKILIPYYSAYGHIYEMVQSVAEGAKGAGDVEVKIVKIPEFDVVKQAMSDQPPYVEAQEAQNSIPEATLDDLRWADGIIWGVPTRYGSMPAQMKQYLDSAGSLWMNGELEGKATAVVTSTASIHGGQETTALTTFVPLMHFGLIYVGLPYGENPEQLTTDGIGGSPYAASTLAGGDGSRTPVEAELTMASRLGARVAKVAGALRNIK; encoded by the coding sequence ATGAGTACAAAGATTTTAATTCCGTATTACAGCGCGTATGGTCATATTTACGAAATGGTTCAGTCTGTAGCTGAAGGTGCAAAAGGCGCTGGAGATGTAGAAGTGAAGATCGTGAAGATACCTGAATTTGATGTCGTGAAACAAGCGATGTCGGATCAACCACCTTATGTTGAAGCACAAGAAGCACAGAACAGTATTCCCGAAGCGACGCTTGATGATTTACGCTGGGCTGACGGGATTATCTGGGGAGTACCAACTCGCTATGGTTCCATGCCTGCTCAAATGAAACAATACCTTGATTCAGCGGGATCACTTTGGATGAATGGTGAATTAGAAGGGAAAGCGACGGCGGTTGTTACAAGTACCGCTTCGATTCATGGGGGACAAGAAACGACAGCACTCACAACGTTTGTTCCGCTTATGCACTTTGGTTTGATCTATGTTGGGCTGCCATATGGAGAGAATCCTGAGCAGCTAACAACAGATGGCATTGGAGGCTCTCCTTATGCCGCTTCAACTCTTGCGGGTGGCGATGGTTCCAGAACGCCAGTTGAAGCTGAACTAACGATGGCTTCCCGCCTTGGTGCACGCGTTGCAAAGGTTGCAGGCGCCTTAAGAAATATAAAATAG
- a CDS encoding MarR family transcriptional regulator, whose amino-acid sequence MNVMNEKDRELSLKLFIVLARSNRSVTDHIKTDIQSYGLNPTEFAVLELLYHKGNQPLQQIGEKILLASGSITYVVDKLEGKGYLTRNPCPNDRRITHAVITDEGRKLMDRIFPNHEKQVQSIFAGLDEQEKETAITLLKKLGHYAEEL is encoded by the coding sequence GTGAACGTTATGAATGAAAAAGATCGCGAGCTTTCACTAAAGCTATTCATTGTCCTGGCTAGATCGAATCGCTCTGTTACCGATCATATTAAAACAGATATTCAAAGCTATGGACTGAATCCAACGGAATTTGCCGTTCTCGAATTGCTTTATCACAAAGGTAATCAGCCACTACAGCAAATTGGTGAGAAAATTTTACTCGCAAGTGGAAGCATTACGTATGTGGTCGATAAGCTTGAAGGAAAAGGGTACTTAACGCGTAATCCATGCCCGAACGATCGTCGGATCACACATGCCGTTATCACAGATGAAGGTAGAAAGTTAATGGATCGTATTTTTCCTAACCATGAGAAACAAGTACAATCGATTTTTGCCGGATTGGATGAACAAGAGAAAGAAACGGCTATTACATTACTGAAAAAATTGGGTCACTACGCGGAGGAGCTGTAA
- a CDS encoding MarR family transcriptional regulator produces the protein MNHNEQLKLENQLCFSVYACSREITKMYRPYLDQLGLTYPQYLVLLVLWEHHETTVKALGAELYLDSGTLTPLLKRMEEAGLLKRERSKEDERRVMVHLTTKGEELRDKASIIPDAMAANSGLSKEEFKKALTGFQQLLDHIHSVNEK, from the coding sequence ATGAACCATAATGAACAATTAAAACTAGAGAATCAGCTCTGTTTTTCTGTATATGCCTGTTCAAGAGAAATTACGAAGATGTATCGTCCTTATTTAGATCAGCTTGGCCTGACGTATCCGCAATATCTTGTCTTACTTGTTCTTTGGGAGCATCATGAAACAACGGTAAAAGCGCTCGGTGCCGAACTTTATTTAGATTCCGGTACGTTAACTCCGCTGTTAAAACGGATGGAAGAAGCGGGTCTGTTGAAACGAGAACGTTCAAAAGAAGATGAGCGTAGAGTGATGGTTCATTTAACGACAAAAGGGGAAGAGTTAAGAGATAAAGCCTCGATTATTCCTGACGCGATGGCGGCAAATAGTGGTTTATCGAAAGAAGAATTCAAGAAAGCACTAACAGGATTTCAACAGCTGCTCGATCATATTCACTCTGTTAATGAAAAATAG